Within Winogradskyella helgolandensis, the genomic segment TGGTTTTAGTTCTGCAGATGCAGTTGTCAATGCATGGATTGCAAGTTCTAGTCATAGAGAAAATATTGAAGGTGATTTTACTCATTTCGATGTTTCTGCAGAACAGAACAGTGCAGGGAAGTGGTACTTTACGAATATGTTTATTAAACGATAATTTCCTTTCTGTAAAAAGAGTGTTTACTGTTTTTCGAACACCACTTTAGTTTTTATAAAAGGAATTGCATAATATTTCTTTTTTAAAACAGATTTTCGAGTATGCTTTGACCAATTGTTTGAATGAAAACGCGTAAATTTTAGTTGTTTTTCAGCATGTGTATTTAGAACGCTCGGCGTTGTTAAATACATTGAATTGGTGATTTCAACATGTTCTGGTTTTATAGTTTCAATACCTACAAAAATCCCTTTTTTACCGAAAGGTATAGTTTTATCTTCTAAATCTATTTTAAAATTCTTCGTGTGCTTTTCGGGCTTTATAATGATGTTTTCATGATATATAAGTTCACCAGGAAAGCCGACGTCGTCTACATTATAAAAAGCTAACCTATAGTAAGTTTGATATGTTTTATACATTTCGCTACTAGAATCTTTAAATTTTAATTCTACTTCAATTAATTTACCTCTACGCTGCTTTGTGTTTTCTATTAACGTGGCTGTTTCGTGACCAAAAGGAATAGATGTTGGGAATACTTGTTTTCTTTTACCTGTGGATAGACTGGTTCTCTGTTTTTCATATTCTTTAGTGCTACTTAAAATAAGCACTTCTGTGAGGGCTTCTATCTTTGGCAGCAGAGATATGTTTAAAACATAATCATTTGTATTGTTGTAACCAGATAATGCTATTCTTTGCTGTTGAAATCCTATTAATGACACTACTAATGTGTCTGATGAAGTCGTTTTTGATATATCTAATTTAAAGGTTCCATCTTCATTAGAGTATATACCAGTTTTTGTATGCTCAATAACAAGGTTAGCGTAGGCTAATTTATCTTTATTAAGGCTGTCTGTAACTTGTCCTCTTATAGATTGAGCATATATAGATAAGTTGAATATTAATGCTAAGAGTAATACTACAATTTTCATTTAGGTAATTTTTGATGTTATGCTAAATTACTTTGTTTAATTGCTTCTCTATGATAATAATGGATTTTTTCCGACAAAAAAAAGAGTAAACTATATAAGCTTACTCTTTTTTTAATAATTAGAAATATAATTGACTATCTATCTTTATCTATTATATAAAAGTATGAACGTCTATTTAATTGATGATCTTCTTCGGAACAATTAGAATTATTTCCACAATCATTTAAAAGTTGTGTTTCACCAAAGCCAATTGCACTCTCTATTCTTTCTGGACTGATGTCTCTTGATAAAAGATAGTCTCTAGTAGATTTTGCACGTCGATCAGATAACTTTAAATTATAATTATCGCGACCTCTACTATCAGTATGTGACTCAATTTTAATAATCATTTCAGGATGCTTACGCAAGACATCAACGATATTCTCTAATTCATATTGTGCGTCTGTTCGTATGTTAGATTTATCAAAATCAAAGAATATTGGATTAATCACAATCTGATCTTCCATAATTAATGGTCGTAATGATAAATCTAATGAATTTACTTTTTCATTCTCATTAGTCGTTGTAATGGTTCCTTTATCATCTACGTAATCTGGTTTAGAGCCTAAGATAGTGTATGTTTTTCCACATTCTACATCAAATGTATAAGCACCATCTTCAGTCGTTACAACTTTCTCTAATATTTTACCAGTTTCGTCAATAAGTTGAACTGTAACTCCACTTAAAATAATATCTGTTCTTTGTTCTCTTGCAATACCTGTAATTTGTTGGTGACATTCTGTTACTGAGTAACTATAAATATCATCACTTCCTTTGCCTCCTAATCGGTTAGAAGAGAAATAACCTTTTTGTGTTTCACTATTTATAAAATAAGCAAAATCATCATAACCACTATTAAAAGGGGCACCAATGTTAACAGGAGCTTTTGTCGCGTCTCCTTTTAATATGTTAGATTGAAAAATATCTAAAAGGCCTAAATTTAAATGACCATCTGAAGAAAAATAGAATGTATTATCATTACTTATAAAAGGAAACATTTCACGTCCTTCTGTATTGATTTCGTCTCCTAAATTTTCAGGTGATCCATAAGTCCCATCTTCATTTATAGTAACTGAGTAAATATCCGTTTGTCCCATACCACCATCGCGGTCAGATACAAAGTATAAGCTTTTATTATCTGGACTTAATGCTGGATGCCCTGTTGAATATAAATCATCATTAAATGGTAATTCTTCAACATCAGTCCATTCACCATCTACTAAAGTTGCTTTATATATTTGGAGGTGTGTTGTTCCTTCTTTATCGTACTTTAATCTATTGCGCTTCGATGTATTATCTCTTGTGAAATACATGGTTTTTCCATCATTAGTTATTGCAATGGAAGCTTCATGATAGTCGGTGTTTATTCCATCTGCATTAATTTCAGAAGTTTCTCCATAGGATTGAGAACCATCGTCTTCATTTGTAACTTCTATTTGAAAGATATCTAAGAATGGTTCTTTATTCCAATTATATACTTTTTTATCGCTACTACTTGATGACGCGAAATAAAGTGTATTATTAAACATGTACGATCCAAAATCAGAATTTTCAGTATTGAAAGGTAGATTTTCAATTTGAACAATAAGATCATCGTTTTTTGAAGTTAATTTATCAAAAAGATCAACTTCATCAGGATTGTAACCTTTAAGTCTACTATCTCCATTTTGAGCTTCACTAAGTTTTTTAAACCATACATCGGCTTCTTTGTAATTTCCAATGCTCCTTAGAGATTGAATATATTTATAAATATATTCAGCTTCAATGTTATTGTGTTCAGCTAAGGCCTTCTCATACCAATAAGCTGCTTTTTCAGAATTAGAATTATTGTAATAAGCATCACCTAAGCGTGTTAATACATGGGCGCTATTTGTTCCTTTTTCAACAGCTTTTTCATACAATTCAATGGCTTTTACATAGCCATAATTCTCAAAAAATTTATCTGCCAATTTTGTTTGGGCAAAAGAGAATGTAGTACTTAAAACTATAACGAACGCTAATATTTTGGTCTTCATAATTGGATCTTTTTAGAAATATCTAGGCGATTTAATACGTTTGCTTTTAAAGACTTCAAACATTAATAATACTTCGTGAGTACCACTAGTGTAAGGCCTTAAGTCTGAAATTGGATACTCATAGGCATAACCAATTCTTAGTTGTTTTGATACTTGAAAATCAGCTATACCACCAATAGCTGCTGCATTTTCGTTGACACGATAAGCTCCTCCTAACCATAGTTTATCATAGAATAGAAAGTTTGCTGACATATCGAAAGATAAAGGTGCGCCATTGGTAGCTTTTAATAATACAGATGGTTTTAATTTTGTGTTTTCGCTTAAATCGAAAACATATCCACCAGTAGCATAATAACTAATTCGTTCTAAAGCGACATAATCAACAGAGCCACTTTCACCATTATTGTAATCAGTATTTAATATTCTTGGTGCAGAAAGGCCAAGATACCAACGCGTGGAATGTAAATATAATCCAGCACCAAAATTTGGACTCCAACGATTAGATACATCATTAAAAAATTGATCAGTTACAATTGAAGGATCAGTTAATAACTCTTCATCTAAGCTGTAATGTGTAAGCCCTCCTTTAATACCAAATGCTAATTTTACAGTTTCACTTGCTTTAATAGTATAAGAATAATCAGCGTAGAGATATGAAAAATTTTCATAACCTAGCTTATCATTAATAAAGGAAATTCCTAAACCCATATTTTCATTACGCAAAGGAGAATGAACTGATAGAGTTTGTGTTTCTGGTCCACCATCTAAACCAACCCATTGACTTCTATGTAAACCTACGACACTAAGTGTTTCTCTACTTCCGGCATAC encodes:
- a CDS encoding carboxypeptidase-like regulatory domain-containing protein, translated to MKIVVLLLALIFNLSIYAQSIRGQVTDSLNKDKLAYANLVIEHTKTGIYSNEDGTFKLDISKTTSSDTLVVSLIGFQQQRIALSGYNNTNDYVLNISLLPKIEALTEVLILSSTKEYEKQRTSLSTGKRKQVFPTSIPFGHETATLIENTKQRRGKLIEVELKFKDSSSEMYKTYQTYYRLAFYNVDDVGFPGELIYHENIIIKPEKHTKNFKIDLEDKTIPFGKKGIFVGIETIKPEHVEITNSMYLTTPSVLNTHAEKQLKFTRFHSNNWSKHTRKSVLKKKYYAIPFIKTKVVFEKQ
- a CDS encoding OmpA family protein, which translates into the protein MKTKILAFVIVLSTTFSFAQTKLADKFFENYGYVKAIELYEKAVEKGTNSAHVLTRLGDAYYNNSNSEKAAYWYEKALAEHNNIEAEYIYKYIQSLRSIGNYKEADVWFKKLSEAQNGDSRLKGYNPDEVDLFDKLTSKNDDLIVQIENLPFNTENSDFGSYMFNNTLYFASSSSSDKKVYNWNKEPFLDIFQIEVTNEDDGSQSYGETSEINADGINTDYHEASIAITNDGKTMYFTRDNTSKRNRLKYDKEGTTHLQIYKATLVDGEWTDVEELPFNDDLYSTGHPALSPDNKSLYFVSDRDGGMGQTDIYSVTINEDGTYGSPENLGDEINTEGREMFPFISNDNTFYFSSDGHLNLGLLDIFQSNILKGDATKAPVNIGAPFNSGYDDFAYFINSETQKGYFSSNRLGGKGSDDIYSYSVTECHQQITGIAREQRTDIILSGVTVQLIDETGKILEKVVTTEDGAYTFDVECGKTYTILGSKPDYVDDKGTITTTNENEKVNSLDLSLRPLIMEDQIVINPIFFDFDKSNIRTDAQYELENIVDVLRKHPEMIIKIESHTDSRGRDNYNLKLSDRRAKSTRDYLLSRDISPERIESAIGFGETQLLNDCGNNSNCSEEDHQLNRRSYFYIIDKDR
- a CDS encoding PorP/SprF family type IX secretion system membrane protein, whose protein sequence is MKLSKIISIAILFLSVSTAFAQQLPQFTQYMFNTISINPAYAGSRETLSVVGLHRSQWVGLDGGPETQTLSVHSPLRNENMGLGISFINDKLGYENFSYLYADYSYTIKASETVKLAFGIKGGLTHYSLDEELLTDPSIVTDQFFNDVSNRWSPNFGAGLYLHSTRWYLGLSAPRILNTDYNNGESGSVDYVALERISYYATGGYVFDLSENTKLKPSVLLKATNGAPLSFDMSANFLFYDKLWLGGAYRVNENAAAIGGIADFQVSKQLRIGYAYEYPISDLRPYTSGTHEVLLMFEVFKSKRIKSPRYF